In Chloroflexota bacterium, a single window of DNA contains:
- the melA gene encoding alpha-galactosidase → MTKIAFIGAGSLGFTRNLVRDILTFPLLEDATLTLMDIDAERLDFAYKSVRRIVEMGNYPAKVEATMDRIEALRDADVVLVTILVGGTDVWRYDIEIPEKYGVDINIGDTRGPSGIFRALRTIPVMLDIARDMERYCPDAYMLNYTNPMAMLCRALQRETHIRLTGLCHSVQGTAMMLARWIGAPIEEITYTCAGINHMAWYLKFEWNGEDAYPLIRKAITENPEIYNEEIVRNEMFLHLDYYVTESSGHNSEYNWWFRKRPDLIEKYCTHGTGWNPGEHAYILKRYREREDTWREEAKRWFASDTPISLERGHEYAAYIINALQGGEPFQFNGNVPNTGLITNLPENACVEVPVWASRKGFEAVHVGPLPPQCAALTDLSAQIEEMAVEAALTGDPRLVYHAIVYDPLTAAVLSLAEIKQMVNEMFQQNREYLPQFKHFEV, encoded by the coding sequence ATGACGAAGATCGCTTTCATCGGTGCCGGGAGCCTGGGGTTCACCCGCAATCTGGTCAGGGACATCCTGACCTTCCCGCTCCTGGAGGACGCCACGTTGACCCTGATGGACATCGACGCCGAGCGCCTGGATTTCGCCTACAAGTCGGTCCGGCGCATTGTGGAGATGGGGAATTACCCGGCCAAGGTCGAGGCCACGATGGATCGGATCGAGGCCCTGCGGGATGCCGATGTGGTCCTGGTCACCATCCTGGTGGGCGGGACGGACGTCTGGCGTTACGACATCGAGATCCCCGAGAAGTACGGCGTGGACATCAATATCGGCGACACTCGCGGTCCCTCAGGCATCTTCCGGGCGTTGCGGACCATCCCGGTCATGTTGGATATCGCCCGGGACATGGAGCGCTACTGTCCGGATGCTTACATGCTCAATTACACCAACCCCATGGCCATGCTCTGCCGGGCATTGCAGCGGGAGACCCATATTCGCCTCACCGGCCTGTGTCACAGCGTGCAGGGAACGGCCATGATGCTGGCCCGTTGGATCGGCGCACCCATAGAGGAGATCACCTATACCTGCGCCGGGATCAACCATATGGCCTGGTACCTGAAGTTCGAATGGAACGGGGAGGATGCGTATCCGCTGATCCGCAAGGCCATCACCGAGAACCCGGAGATTTACAACGAGGAGATCGTGCGCAACGAGATGTTCCTCCATCTCGATTACTACGTGACCGAGTCCAGCGGCCACAACTCCGAGTACAACTGGTGGTTCCGCAAGCGGCCTGACCTGATCGAGAAGTACTGCACGCACGGCACGGGGTGGAACCCCGGCGAGCACGCCTATATCCTCAAGCGCTACCGGGAGCGCGAGGACACCTGGCGTGAGGAGGCGAAGAGGTGGTTCGCCTCGGACACGCCCATCTCGCTAGAGCGTGGGCACGAGTACGCGGCCTACATCATCAACGCCCTTCAGGGGGGAGAGCCCTTCCAGTTCAACGGTAACGTGCCCAACACGGGGCTCATCACGAACCTGCCCGAGAACGCCTGTGTGGAGGTGCCCGTCTGGGCCAGCCGCAAGGGGTTCGAGGCCGTGCATGTCGGACCGCTTCCGCCGCAATGCGCCGCCCTGACCGATCTGAGCGCTCAGATCGAGGAGATGGCGGTGGAGGCGGCCCTCACCGGCGATCCCCGACTGGTCTACCATGCCATCGTCTACGATCCGCTGACCGCCGCCGTGCTCTCGCTGGCGGAGATTAAGCAGATGGTGAACGAGATGTTTCAGCAGAACCGGGAGTACCTGCCCCAGTTCAAGCATTTTGAGGTGTAG
- a CDS encoding NUDIX domain-containing protein: MGKQDQGVEKSRRRYQVVPRTLCFITHGDDVLLLRGGPNKRLWPNRYNGVGGHIERGEDVLSAALREIEEETGVAVEDVRLRAVVHVDAGDPQLGILFFVFTARALGRAVRPSEEGTLEWVPRDRVLEYDLVEDLTDLLPRVLSMGPGAPPLFGRYHYDENDRLVIEWAGEG; this comes from the coding sequence ATGGGGAAACAGGATCAAGGGGTTGAGAAGAGCCGGCGCCGTTACCAGGTGGTCCCCCGCACGCTTTGCTTCATCACGCATGGGGATGATGTGCTCCTGTTGCGGGGCGGGCCGAACAAGCGCCTCTGGCCGAACCGGTACAATGGCGTGGGGGGGCATATCGAGCGCGGCGAGGATGTGCTCTCCGCGGCGCTCCGGGAGATCGAGGAGGAGACGGGGGTGGCGGTGGAGGATGTCCGGCTGCGCGCCGTGGTCCACGTGGATGCGGGCGATCCGCAGCTCGGCATCCTGTTCTTCGTGTTCACTGCTCGGGCGCTGGGCCGGGCGGTCCGCCCGTCGGAGGAGGGGACGCTGGAGTGGGTGCCGCGGGATCGCGTGTTGGAGTATGACTTGGTCGAGGATCTGACGGATCTGCTGCCTCGGGTCCTGTCGATGGGGCCGGGTGCTCCGCCGTTGTTCGGCCGTTACCACTATGATGAGAACGACCGGCTGGTGATCGAATGGGCGGGCGAAGGGTAG